CTATGGCGCCAGCAGCCCTTGCAGGACCGCAATGTCCGCCGCAGCCGCCGTTCGCGCGGCCTCTTCCACCGCGCGGTAATGCCGTACCAGCGTCTCGCCCAGCGGCGTCAGCGCCGTGCCCCCGCCTTGCACGCCCCCGGCGGCGGTGCTGACGGCGGGCGATACCAGGGACCGGTTCATTTCGTCCACCAGCACCCAGGCGCGCCGGTACGACATGCCAAGCTGGCGCGCCGCGGCAGAGATGGAGCCGGTCTGCGCAATCGCCTCCAGCAAATCGACCTTGCCCGGACCGATGGCAACGCTGGCATCGCGGTAGATGCGCAGGCGGAACTGGGCTTTGGCGCTGGCCGTCACAGCGGTTTCAGAAACAGGCCGATGGTCAGGCACACGCCGATGCCCACAATGGCGATGCGCAGGTAGCGCTCGTTCACCCGGTGCAGCGCCCACGAGCCGATGAGGCCGCCGACGATGGCGCCCGCGCCCAGCACCAGGGCGGGCTGCCACTGCACTTGCGGCGAGGTGATGAACAAGGCCACGGCAGAGGCGTTCATCACCCCGGCCAGCGCGTTCTTGGTGGCCCCGGCATTGCGGGTGGGCAAACCGGCCATGGTCAGCGCCGCCATCATCAAAAAGCCGATACCGCCGCCAAAGTAGCCGCCGTAAATGGCAATGAAAAACTGCGCCACCGCCGCACCCGCAGGGCCGATATGCACTGCGGCCTCCCCCGCTTTGCGGAAAAAGCTGCCCCACGCAAACACCACCGTGGCAAACAGCACCAGCCAGGGCACCAGCCGGGTGAAGATGTCCGACGGGGTGTGCAGCAGCAGCAGGCCGCCCAGCGCCCCGCCCAGCACGCTGACCAGCAGCAGCGCCCAAAACGGCAACGCGCCCGCGCCGGTGACCAGCTTGCGCCCCGCAAAGCCGGCGGTCAGCTGGCCCGGAAACAAGGCCACGGTCGAGGTGATGTTGGCCGCCAGCGGCGACATGCCCGTCAACATCAGCGCGGGCAAGGTGACGAACGAGCCGCCACCGGCCAGAGAGTTCTGTAACCCTGCCCACAGCCCCGCCACCAGAATCAATGCAAGCACGTGGGCTTTCCTCAAAAAAAACAGATAAAAACAGCCGCTAGCGCTTAACTGATAGGCGCAAGCAGCTATTTAATGCATAGCAGAATCAGGCCAGGGCCAGGTCCACAATGCCTTGCGCTTCCTTGGCGATGCGGCGCAGGTGCTCTTCGCCGTGGAAACTTTCGCAGTAGATCTTGTAGATGTTCTCGGTGCCCGAGGGGCGCGCGGCGAACCAGCCGTTTTCGGTCATTACCTTCAGGCCGCCCAGGCTGGCACCGTTGCCGGGGGCGCTGGTCAGCACCTTGGTGATGGGCTCGCCCGCCAGTTCGGCGCTGGTGACCTGCTGCGGGGTGAGCTTGCCGAGCTTTTTTTTCTGCTCGGGCGTGGCGGGTGCGTCGATACGGTCGTAGGCGGGGGCACCAAAGGCATCGGTGAGCAGCTTGTAGGCTTCGCCGGGGTCGCGGCCGGTGCGGGCGATGATTTCGGCGGACAGCAAGGCAGGCACCAGGCCGTCTTTGTCGGTGGTCCAGACGCTGCCGTCGCGCCGCAGAAAGGACGCGCCCGCGCTCTCCTCGCCCACAAAGCCCAGGCTGCCGTCGCACAGGCCGCCCGCAAACCACTTGAAGCCAACAGGCACCTCGTACAAATTGCGGCCCAAACGGGCGGCTACGCGGTCGATCATGTTGCTGCTGACCAGGGTTTTGCCGATGCCTGCGTCTTTGCTCCAGCCAGGGCGG
This sequence is a window from Rhodoferax sp. WC2427. Protein-coding genes within it:
- a CDS encoding winged helix-turn-helix domain-containing protein, producing the protein MTASAKAQFRLRIYRDASVAIGPGKVDLLEAIAQTGSISAAARQLGMSYRRAWVLVDEMNRSLVSPAVSTAAGGVQGGGTALTPLGETLVRHYRAVEEAARTAAAADIAVLQGLLAP
- a CDS encoding sulfite exporter TauE/SafE family protein, whose product is MLALILVAGLWAGLQNSLAGGGSFVTLPALMLTGMSPLAANITSTVALFPGQLTAGFAGRKLVTGAGALPFWALLLVSVLGGALGGLLLLHTPSDIFTRLVPWLVLFATVVFAWGSFFRKAGEAAVHIGPAGAAVAQFFIAIYGGYFGGGIGFLMMAALTMAGLPTRNAGATKNALAGVMNASAVALFITSPQVQWQPALVLGAGAIVGGLIGSWALHRVNERYLRIAIVGIGVCLTIGLFLKPL